In Mugil cephalus isolate CIBA_MC_2020 chromosome 20, CIBA_Mcephalus_1.1, whole genome shotgun sequence, the following are encoded in one genomic region:
- the kank2 gene encoding KN motif and ankyrin repeat domain-containing protein 2: MAQVLHMDPGFPGKLNTPVPPSLHTKEQEAPYSVETPYGYRLDLDFLKYVNDIEKGNTIKKVPIQRRPRYGSLPRGYGYAGSWWTSTESLCSNTSMDSRHSSYSYCAPGYHTSQRPSFSTARVEKTLLDARRKLEEEKEGRRFSNLGSMHSSVAGSNTSISSAHSFNRAQGGSGSFTPLSSGLSTPVTPTPAHLQHVREQMAAALRKIKELEDQVKTIPVLQVKISVLQEEKRQLSVQLKSQKFLGHTLGFNRGRPRGELYIDIPEEEVSAGAKSSNKPAGPLSPTTPDGSKQDSGCEIEDQVIVGGARPDVKREVRTIGVGPEDSRSTCHVGVWVREKDLGLLPETEALKNQVSQLEGQLKRTMQDLQAVQQVASVQKAPQADHPVIATSMGWQESQGCRLHTLVSFTQQPQQREQRTVGIQVYTLEQPTVVEVGTLLRAETCSSPSPQSAGRIVEGHHKGPTEDAPLELPIAVSSKQVRDVLKSGLSTSVPVANPAIAVVHSKEEEAHLHTTSDPLQSEEGLSKAASSPQSCLRSIMKRKAEGEPGSPSTKKNLQFIGVNGGYESTSSDDSSSESSDEGSDSSEYHEAREKLPESTIQHQQPAHNNAPQPQDNSSVPQQTPVTLPAAALDSQRSSSQSATVDTRLSDKAPQSPATHTVVQKCASQPPASAPTPTPPCPAKDSTSKETVSQSSEKHTRTQETASTLSSTESTSEQNSIKPSLTCSSSPHVTITTEITKQQYSIQSETSVLSRQPESKPADENITNESAAVSSKQFRLELSDSLMSALHTLQKALGEPNAFSQQGARAAYTTVLQEWLRVSCHKAAETPVVKAYMDTFGSISPQLLEFVINMADGNGNTALHYTVSHSNFPVVKLLLDTGLCNADKQNKAGYTAIMLTALAAFHSDSDLQTVLQLLRTGDVNAKASQAGQTALMLAVSHGRGDMVRALLSCGAQVNIRDDDGSTALMCACEHGHVDIVRQLLSVPGCDATLTDNDGSTALSIALEASQNDIAVLLYAHLNFAKPPSPVSPKSPLLGSSPPAGEQK; this comes from the exons ATGGCACAGGTGCTGCACATGGACCCCGGATTCCCAG GGAAACTCAACACGCCCGTTCCCCCTTCCCTGCACACCAAAGAACAGGAGGCGCCCTACTCAGTGGAGACCCCCTATGGCTACCGTCTGGACCTAGACTTCCTCAAATATGTTAACGACATAGAAAAGGGGAACACTATTAAGAAGGTGCCTATCCAGCGCCGGCCGCGTTATGGCTCCCTGCCCCGTGGTTATGGCTATGCTGGATCCTGGTGGACCTCCACAGAGTCTTTGTGCTCCAATACCAGCATGGACAGCCGGCATTCCTCCTACTCCTACTGCGCCCCAGGCTACCACACGTCACAGAGGCCCAGCTTTAGTACTGCCCGGGTGGAGAAGACCCTGTTGGATGCTCGCAGgaagctggaagaggagaaagaggggcGGAGATTTTCCAACCTGGGCAGCATGCACAGCAGTGTAGCAGGCTCTAACACCTCCATCAGCAGCGCGCACAGCTTCAACAGGGCACAGGGTGGCAGTGGATCCTTTACACCCCTGAGTTCTGGCCTCTCCACTCCGGTGACTCCAACCCCAGCCCACTTGCAACACGTTAGGGAGCAGATGGCTGCAGCCCTGAGGAAGATAAAGGAGCTAGAAGATCAGGTGAAGACCATCCCTGTGCTCCAGGTCAAAATCTCTGTGCTACAGGAGGAGAAACGTCAGCTCAGCGTCCAGCTAAAGAGTCAGAAGTTCCTGGGCCACACTCTGGGTTTCAATCGAGGGCGTCCCAGAGGGGAGCTCTACATTGACATCCCTGAAGAAGAGGTGAGCGCCGGAGCAAAAAGCTCCAACAAGCCAGCAGGGCCGCTGTCTCCCACTACACCTGATGGATCCAAACAAGACTCGGGGTGTGAGATTGAGGACCAGGTGATCGTGGGTGGGGCGCGACCAGATGTAAAGCGGGAAGTGCGCACCATCGGAGTGGGACCGGAGGACTCACGGAGCACCTGTCATGTAGGAGTCTGGGTTCGGGAGAAGGATCTGGGGCTGCTGCCTGAGACAGAGGCTCTTAAAAATCAAGTGAGTCAACTTGAGGGCCAACTAAAGAGGACAATGCAGGATCTGCAGGCTGTGCAGCAGGTTGCATCAGTCCAGAAGGCTCCTCAGGCGGACCATCCAGTCATTGCTACCAGCATGGGCTGGCAGGAGTCGCAAGGCTGCAGGCTACACACGCTAGTCAGCTTCACACAGCAGCCACAGCAAAGGGAACAGAGAACTGTGGGAATCCAAGTGTACACGCTGGAGCAGCCGACCGTGGTGGAGGTGGGCACACTACTCCGAGCAGAGACCTGCagctccccctcccctcaatcagCTGGTAGGATCGTGGAGGGACACCACAAAGGCCCAACTGAAG ATGCTCCACTTGAGTTGCCGATCGCAGTCAGCTCCAAGCAGGTACGTGATGTCTTAAAGAGCGGGTTATCCACATCGGTACCTGTAGCGAATCCTGCCATCGCTGTGGTGCACTCTAAAGAAGAAGAGGCACACTTGCATACAACCAGTGATCCTCTCCAGTCAGAAGAAGGCTTGTCCAAGGCCG CCTCGTCTCCCCAGTCCTGTCTGAGATCCATTATGAAGAGGAAAGCAGAAGGAGAACCAGGCTCTCCCTCAACTAAGAAAAACCTTCAGTTCATTGGAGTCAATGGAGG CTATGAGTCCACATCATcagatgacagcagcagcgaGAGCTCAGACGAAGGGAGCGACTCCAGTGAATATCATGAAGCCAGAGAAAAACTCCCAGAGTCTACTATCCAGCACCAGCAGCCCGCGCACAATAATGCTCCCCAGCCACAAGACAACTCCAGTGTACCTCAACAAACTCCCGTCACACTGCCAGCGGCCGCTCTGGACTCACAGAGGAGTTCCAGCCAGTCCGCAACTGTAGACACGAGACTGTCGGACAAAGCTCCCCAGTCACCAGCGACACACACTGTTGTGCAAAAATGTGCCTCGCAGCCACCAGCATCAGCCCCTACTCCAACTCCTCCATGTCCAGCAAAGGATTCTACTTCTAAAGAGACTGTCAGCCAGTCGTCAGAAAAGCACACCAGGACCCAGGAAACTGCCTCTACGTTGTCTAGCACTGAATCCACTTCTGAGCAAAATTCCATCAAGCCTTCGCTCACCTGCTCTTCATCGCCACATGTCACTATAACCACTGAGATTACCAAGCAGCAATACAGCATCCAGTCAGAAACGTCTGTCCTCTCCAGGCAGCCGGAGTCCAAGCCAGCggatgaaaatattacaaatgaaTCAGCCGCTGTCTCTTCCAAACAATTCAG ACTGGAGCTGAGCGACAGCCTGATGTCAGCTCTGCATACCTTGCAAAAAGCACTTGGTGAACCCAATGCCTTCAGCCAACAAGGAGCG AGGGCAGCCTACACCACTGTGCTGCAGGAGTGGCTGCGTGTGTCCTGTCACAAAGCTGCCGAAACGCCTGTTGTCAAGGCCTACATGGACACCTTCGGCTCGATCTCCCCTCAGCTGCTGGAGTTCGTGATCAACATGGCAGACGGCAACGGGAACACTGCACTTCACTACACAGTCTCCCACTCCAACTTCCCTGTGGTGAAACTTCTGCTCGACACTG GCCTGTGTAACGCTGACAAGCAGAACAAGGCAGGCTACACAGCCATCATGCTGACGGCTTTGGCTGCCTTCCATTCTGACAGTGACCTTCAAActgtcctgcagctgctgcgcACAGGGGACGTCAACGCCAAGGCCAGCCAG GCCGGACAGACGGCGCTGATGCTGGCGGTCAGCCACGGTCGAGGGGACATGGTGCGAGCGCTGCTGTCTTGCGGGGCACAAGTCAACATCCGCGACGACGACGGCTCCACCGCCCTCATGTGCGCCTGCGAACACGGCCATGTGGACATTGTGCGTCAGCTACTGTCCGTCCCAGGCTGTGATGCCACTCTTACGGATAAC GATGGCAGCACGGCTCTGTCCATCGCGCTGGAGGCCAGTCAGAACGACATTGCGGTGCTTCTCTATGCCCACCTCAACTTTGCAAAGCCTCCTTCCCCT GTTTCACCCAAGTCTCCTCTCTTgggttcttctcctcctgctggtgAACAAAAGTAA
- the LOC124997470 gene encoding hemoglobin embryonic subunit alpha-like, which produces MTTLTPKDKSTVRAFWAKVAPKCEDIGKEVVARMLIVYPQTKTYFAHWKDLSPNSAPVKKHGMTVMGGVGDAIGKIDSLPEGLLNLSELHAFTLRIDPANFKIISQIIQVVLAITFPTEFTPEVHVCFDKFLSFLARSLAEKYR; this is translated from the exons ATGACCACCCTTACCCCCAAGGACAAGAGCACCGTCAGGGCCTTCTGGGCCAAAGTGGCTCCGAAGTGTGAAGACATCGGCAAAGAGGTCGTGGCCAG GATGCTGATCGTGTACCCACAGACCAAGACCTACTTCGCCCACTGGAAGGACCTGAGCCCCAACTCTGCCCCGGTGAAGAAGCACGGAATGACCGTGATGGGTGGAGTCGGTGACGCTATCGGCAAAATTGACAGCCTGCCCGAGGGTCTCCTGAACCTCAGCGAGCTGCACGCCTTCACTCTGCGTATCGACCCTGCGAACTTCAAG ATCATCTCCCAGATCATCCAGGTGGTCCTGGCCATCACCTTCCCCACCGAATTCACCCCTGAGGTCCATGTGTGCTTCGACAAGTTCCTGTCCTTCCTGGCAAGGTCTCTGGCTGAGAAATACCGATAA